The region AGTCAAACCACTACATTTCTCTATTTGACAATTTAGGAATGTCAGTGCCCAAAGCCCTCCCAGCAAGGGGCCAGAGCTGGGGGTTTGGGTAAAACCATGTTTAGAATTTAGGGTCTTGCTTTTCCTAGCAGGAACCATACACAACGGCAGTGAGGTGCCAAAACTCTCTCACTCAAGGCTGTTGCATTGTTGCTGTCCCACAGAGAATGAGACCAAATTTCAAGCTTGTTTGTTCTGTCTGAGCAATTTGTCATCAGCTAAACCAGCAAGGCTTTACACAAATTCAACAAGTAACTCAGCATAGATTTATCACAATGGGATGGAGGTAAGGCCCAAGCTCACCTTGGACGTCTTCTTCTCCACCATCACCATCCTCTTCCTCATTGTAAGCCAGCTCAGCCTGTTTGTCTGCCTCATACTCACCCACGTTCCCATCATCCCCATTATAATCTGCCAGTTTAGAACCCTGCTGCGGGTCCACAGGGGATTCATTCTCATCAAAGAACCGGCCTGTGGAGTAGGAAAGGAGTGAGTCAGCAGtagagaggaaagaaacaggGAGATCCTACATGAGAGCAGATCGCAGGTGGAGGCAGTCGGGGTCTGTGGTAGTTCCAGCTGGAGagaaaggcgggagaagggagagGGCTTGGGCAGGGGTTGAAGGAGGCTCGTGGAGCACCTCCATGCAGGAATGATGTGCTCTGACACCCAGCACTTGACCTCGTGATGCCTGACTGTCCCACGCTCCTCTCTCCACCGGCAAGGGCTGGAGTGAGCACCCAAACAGCTCCACCTTGGATTGCCCACAGGCACCAGCACAAGATTTCTCAAAAAGCACAAGAGCACTCACTCAGTGGAAGGGTTAGTATCCACTTTTCCTGAGGCCTGGCATTTTGCACACCCTGGAGTGATCCAACGCTGCCCTGGTGCCTGGCACTGCCTGCAGAGGGTGCCCTGCTGGCACAGGAGGGAGCCCAGCACAGGCCTGCCCTCGCCTCTCAGCTTGGAAACTCATCCAGTTGGCTTTACACTCTGCTTTCCTATTAAGTTTTAACAGTTTTCAAAATGTCCCAAATCCAGTATTTTCATCTCCCAACAAAAAATTAAGAATGGTTTCAGATCCTGAAACAATGCACAAGAAAAACAGGAATTAGCTGGATATATGGAATGAGCAGACAATCACCCAGGCACACAGTGAGAGATTACTGGTGTGATGTCAGCTCAGAGCTGGTGTTTAATGGGATACAGGGAGACCTCTTCCAGCCCAGTCCTTGAGGGAAGCAGCTCTGAGTCTGCAGAGGTCACTGGCCTGGAAGGTTGTGTATAAATGAAAAAACTGGGATTAAAGTGTGACACAATCCTTACACACTGGGCACCAAGGCTGCTGGGGCAGGTGGTGATTCCCAGTGCAAGCAACTAATGGAGAAGTAAACCTGGAGAATGATTTCAACATCAGGATTAAAAATGGACAGATGTAAAAGTGGAATTATTTCCTAAAACAATGTATGTATAAAAACCAGGACAGAAGCAGTACCATGGTGCTTCTCTgtatggggggggggaagcacCAGAATCACACCTAGTGCAGCTCAAATGTACAGGAACACCAGTTTCAGGTATTTTCTTaaaacaagcaagaaaaaaacccactatcAGTTTAGAACTCCGAAGTTCCATACATTATTCGTTGCCTGTTCATGTCTCATTGAGTGATCCTGGCTACTACTGTTGGTATTTTTGACACTGCATTATATACAAAACCCAGATAGGACAGCGGGATTTGCACGTTAAACCCAAAGGGAGCCATGGAAGACAACGGCATGTACCCAACTTCCAGCAAAAACAGCCTGTGGATAGCCAGAGATACTGTGACAAACAAGCACTGAATGAATTGAAGTTGACAGAAGGAAAGGGTGAAGTATGATGAAGAGATCCAAGGAAATGCAGCAGGCCCACACAGGCTACAGACTGAGCTCAGGGACCACAGCCAGTCTGGCGAGTCcatcctgtcccagccccagccagggcagggacaccttccactatcccagcctgctccaagccccatccagcctggccttgcacacttccagggatccaggggcagccagagATGCTCTGggaaccctgtgccagggcctccccaccctcacagggaacaattccttcccaatatcccatctatccctgccctctggcactgggaagccatttccccttgtcctgtcactccaggcccttgtcccaagtccctctccagctctcttggagttCCTTTAGGGactctaaggtctccccagactcatctctcctccaggctgaacagttcCACTCTGCACCCTCTGCTTCAAAGCTCTCAGTTGCCAACACCCAGCCAGGCACTTGCCCATggtgggagctgcagagctgggccagAGCTGGGCTCCTTCGTACCAGGGGTGAGTTTGTCACCAATGGACCTTTCTGAACGTCTGTCCTGACCATCAGGACAGAAACCTTATACAAACCTGGATTAGCTATTCCTTTCGTGATAAAGTCTCTCCCTCATTGCACCATTAAAACGTACAATAGGAGTTATTCCAAATATGAAGAAGCAAAGAGAACAGAATAACTGGGGACAATTCCTGACTCTCAGGTACCCCCTCACAGCCTACAATGGAGACAATTCCTTCCCAGCTTCTGCCTACACAACTATGCCCCCATCATTTAATCGGTGACCAGGGAAGAGACAATGCATTAACAAACCCAACAACTGAACCATTAAAAAAACTAACAACTGAAATGAGAAGCCTTCTCACTCCAGAAGTCTCTTCCAGAAGCTCCTTTGATAAAATAATGAGCCTTGCACACCTCAGGGTACACAGAGTGGAAGCCAGGCCTGCCCAGTTTCCGTGACAATTTGTAATATGCTTGTCCCTGCTCCATCACAAAGTTCCACGAGTGATATTAAAACAACCAAAGTTTTCTCAGTTTTGGCTGAATTCTTACAATATTGTCCAAAAAGTGTATTGAAGTCAAGCAATAAAGTGAGTAACTCAGCATCCTGCATGTATCAAAGTTCTGGCTTAACCAATTTAACTGTGCAGTAATTTCCAAAAGCATCTTAAATTCTgacaaggaaataattttttaaaataactgaatATACATTTGGAAAATAACACATTAAAGCATATCTTTTACCCAGGAACACATTATATTCATTCTCAGGCTCCCTCtccaaagccaccagctgcaaTGGTCTCTATTTTCCAGACAGGCACTTACACAGATAAAAAatgaatggatttttttaatatattgaaGTGTGTGACATTGGCCAACTTACTTTGCTTAATCTTCTGCAAGTCACTAACTCGGCTCTTTGGGATTTTTATCTGGTCTGGCTCAATTTTGTGGTCTTTCTGGGTTTCcacattttcttcaaaattcaAGTGCTGGAGAGGATTTGGAGGGATCTGCTTGGCAATGTCAGCATTTCCATCACTGTCACTGGGCAAACCTACAACATTAAAATGTGAAGTTATACTCAGAATTTTAGCAGGACAGGATTGGAACAAGCCACCTGCAGTACAGGTATAACCTGATATTTCTCTGACATTAAAGTGACTTGATCTGCAAGCATTGAGTTTATTTTCTATGGGTTTGTCTCTTTTCTAACTGCAATTCTTCCAAACCCTTTCACTGCAGGACTTTTAAGTTCTCACATCCTAAACCTTTCCCACGTCACCCTCAAGTAAGCTGTTCCCAGGGACAGGAGGACACCGAGCAGGCAACAGGAACATCTGACTGTGGCTACCAAGAGATCAACAACCAACTCCTGAGGGGGTGGTGCAGGCCTAATTAGTACTCTAAGGAGCAACACTCATTTCAATTACTCTGTCCACTGGAGGAATCCTGAAGCACTTATCCTTGAAATTTCTAACTCAAATTTAGCTGCGATTGGTCAAAAGGCTCAGAAATTATTGGTGTGGAGGGTACAAGCAGAGATCATACAACAGCAGCCCAAGTGCCTCAGCCAGGTAAGAACACAACCTTTGATCCTGCAGAAATTTATCCTTGGTTTTCTTCTTGTAACCAAAATATTGCCTCATCACCTGCTAACAGGAATTTTACCTGGTGCCAGGTttggagcatggggctgctCAGTTGGAAGATTCATAACAGACTGATGACCTTCACTTTTAGGAGCTGAAATAAGTGGCTTCtttaaagctaaaaaaaaaaaaatcacagggaCAAAAGCATTAACATGAAACAAACACACTATTTACCTGGTCTTGCTGTAACAGTCCTGtaaatttctggtttttttatAGTTTCcttaatgaaaatataaaagacAAGATTTCAGGAGGGGCATTATCCAAACCCTTCCATTTTGGGAATTCAAACCTCTAAGGCACAGTAGAAACGGTCTGATTTTACACCCCACTTGAATTTTATTACCACAGAGAGATTTTAAAAGTCTGCACTCACTATGAACCACATGGTGTTCACACACAACATCTACATCACCAAGACCCAAATGTGAAAGAATGAAGAGTATTTCTCCTAACCAGTGGGAGTATCTTCAGCTTTAGCAGGGTCATTATCTTCTATTTCAGGCATGCCTGCGTCTCCTCCTGGtttgattttctctgcaagACAAGAAAAGGATATTCTGCCTTACTAACCCTTCAGCCTGAACAGTGAATTTCCCTCTTGTGGAAGGCTCTAACTTAGAACAATCACTGCAGCGAATCAAGTTATCTGAGCCAAACAATTCCTTCTTCTACTTCAGAGAAATGCACAGTCTGGAGGCTGGCAAAGGATGCAACACAACTGGCCCATTCTCTATCAGAAAAGCCCAAAAAAGGAAATACCTTTGCCATTTGCAACATGTTCTGAAGGGTCCTCATTCTTCACTGTGTCTTTATCTTCCACCTCTGCAACAGTCTCAGGTATTGCCTGGTCACCATTGCTGGGACTGACTGCAGTGTCTTTACTGGACTGAAGTTTTTGTGTGGCCTGTTAGAACAGATAAAGAGACAACATTAAACACTTCCCTGGAAATTACAAAACAAACGCCCTCAAATTCAAGATTACTTTGGGTAAGCAAAATTGCATTTATGAATTCAATGATCACCAAAGCAAAGAGCAGAGCCCTCTATGCACAAAGCTGGACCCTGGGGCTCTGGAAACACAACTGGACAGAAGATGTTCAAtacagcacagctgcaggacATTTCTACTGCCATACACAGGTGTTAAGTACAACACAAACAGGTTAAGGTAACATCAACCTTGAGCCTCAGGTCAGAGCCTTGAAACAATTCTAGACTGTAAGAGAAGATGCAACAAACTTGCTCTCAGTCTGCCCTATTATTTGAGATGCTTATAGATGaagtaaagaaacaaaatttcaaGCATCTGTTTGCAGCAAAGAGGCCCAAATTCTACTGGAAGCCTGTTTCATGCAATCACACTCTTGATACCATTCAATACCATCACAATTTGCATCACATTAGCACCTCGAGGCCTCGGCAGAGCTCAGGCTCCCTGGGCAATAACCTGTGTAAGGCTCTGACAACACAGATCCCACCCTGGAGAGCTGAACAGCAATATCCATGTTACAGACAAGAACCGAAATCCTCAGCAATGACATCATGGAGGAAGGCTGgagcaaaacaaagaatttgGCCTCAGCTTGGAGCTCAGTCCACCAGGTGAGACAATAGGCAGATTTCTTACCTTGACACCCACTTAGGTGTATCAGGGGGATACTGAACACAAAGTTAGGGAAGAAATGTCCCAGCCCTCCACATCTCTGAGGCAAACAGCAAGCTTTGGGCTCTTCTCATTCAACACACACTTTCTTGGCATTACCTTTTGTTCCCGTGCAATTTGGTCCATTAATTTCTTGATGCTCTCTTCATGCTGCAGTCTCATTTCCTTGatctgctgcccacactgcaggCTTGAGGAGAAACACACCATTAGTTACACTTCATTTGTTGGATCTGCTCTCCCACAAataaaataagggaaaaaatatgaagTGGCACAAAAAGCCAAACCTGAGATGATATAACTAGAATAGTCTGCCCAAAAAGCCTGGTCCTGGCATGTATGCGGAGTGGGAATGGACTGAATACAGAAGGAaagcagaactggaaaaaataggcacagagcagaaaaaacagtaaaataaagAGAACAGCCTTGAATATACTTCCTCCAGAAGTTGGAATGCAACCAAAAGGTCAAGGTCCAGAGTTAATCTGTCTGCAAATATTAATTCCACTGGGAAGGCAACGTGTCTCCCCTGGCTGTCAACAGAGAAGGTGCACAACTGCTGCTATCAGTTACTGCTCCCAACTCAAATAACACGATCTGAATACACAGCCAGGTGTCCCAACTTCCTCAACATGCCATGACATCAGCCCAATCACCAAAACTCCCATGTCCCACAAACGCTCAACATAGCACAGAAACACTTCATGTGTGTAAAAGTTTCAAACACTTTATCAAGTGTTAAGTCTTCCTCACTCCTCAAAGCTCCAGGAGTATTTGTTCTCCCTGTTTCCCTATCATCAACTTAAAAGGCTGAAGTCAACTTAAAATTTCAATCTACACAAGGTGCTTTCAGCTTCAGttgaaacaaatgaaattacACTACTAGAAAGGCAGCAATTAACAACGCTGGTGACACAGCATTGTGTCCTTTAAACTTTCACGTGTTAGTGAACTAAATCTCCATGTTATAAAAAATACATTGACTTCAAAATGCAGAACAATTCCACTAAGTCAAGATTTTCCTTAGCTCCTATCTCATGTTGGGAGAAGGACTACAACACCACAAAGAACTTGAAAGTCAAACAGTCAGCTCAGGTGCATTGCCAAGTGAGCACACTCGCGTTTGATGATTAGCAGACATGAGATTAATTAGCACTGTTTAGTAAATACAGGTCCCCATCACACGCACCAACCTGCAGTTACCAACACTCCTGAGGACATACCTGTCATATTCCAGCCTCCTTGTCAGGTACGTGTTGTTCTTCTTGTACTCATGCAGCTGATCCTCCTGGCGGATGAATTCCTGCCGTAACTCTGCCAGTTGTTCTAggccaaaaaagcaaaaatcaacatgaatacagaaagaaaacaaaatatgccCCATGGGAGATACAATTTCCAATATTGCTAAAGAAGTATGAAATTGCTCAAGTTTCATGTCTAGACATACTTTAAAGATTCTTAAACCAATTTGAAGAAGATGCCACTTTACTCGTGTGCCAGATGGCAGCATGAATTAGAGACAAATTCTTCTGATGCTATGCCAATCCCCCTAAATGTTTCTGTACCTTTGCATTCAGAAGCCTTGCACAATGCTATTTCACGTATCTGTTGGAAATCTCCATAATTTCCTGAAAGATTCTGTCTCTCTGAGTAACATGGAAGTGCTGCCAGGTTACTCCAGGCAGGATGCTCAAACACTGTTTGTCTGCAGTAAGTGTACAAAAGGAGGCACCTTCCTGCTATCCATAAAGCCAACACGGATTTCTGGTCTTCACAGCTGCTCTAGAAGTTCTCCCTGTTCCTCAGGCTACAAATAATGAAGCTCCCTACTACTTTAAGCTGCAGCTACATGGATACAGGCAGAAACCGTGTGTGTTGTATGCAGGCATGTTCACATCTGAGCACGTTCCGGCTCACTCTGAAGTACCCTGAATACAGCAACACCACAGGCATTATAATCATGTCTGTACAGAACTTCAGAGATGTTTCCTGGACCTTTTCTAACCCAGCATAACCATCACAGTGTTTCTGATTGGACTCGATTAAACTGTGTATTTGGCCATGAAAATGATTCTACTGTCTTGTAACTCAGCAGTGCCAGAATACACGTTCTTTCTGCAGCAAAGTAAGTGAGAGCCAACTCTGCACTTACCCACACCAGGTAACAAATACAATGAGATTTCACATTGTGAGATGTTCCAGCATCACCAGATCCTTCATTTAAACTGCATTCTGCAGCACCTGGGCAGTTAAAATGCACAACTTCAGCCTGCCAAATGAGTTTGGCCATGAATCCCTTACCCTTTAGCCGATGTATGTCTGCCATCTGATACGAGATGTTGTTTTGCAGCTTCATCTGGAAGGAAGAGAAAGTTGGATAAATACAGGTGACCAGCAGGTTGGGGAGGGATGGTTTGGGCTGTGAAGACTCAGGTGTGTCTGTTTGCTTTGTAAAGCCAGCTTATGGACAGGATTACCGGAGTGACGTGCACAAAGTTCCTGTAAATCTAAGAAATGTGTATTTAGTGATCTGTAAGTGACATCACCAAACTAAACACTGTGTTCAGGCTTTGCTAGCAGTGGCTTCAATTTTAATTCCAGAACATAGTTGGATCAAAAAAGTAGATTGCCTGGACTAAAATAAACATGCTGCATCAGGATATTGCAAGAGGGACTGTAAACAGCCAATGTTAAAGCACAGGtggataaaaataaacacagcatCCACAGCAAAACCAATTGTTACCTAAGGTATATGATATAATAGACTAGTTATATTTAAACAAATCTTTTATGTGTTGCTATCTAACATCCTAACacacattttattttgagaGGGAATCTCACACCAGTAAACTTCTACAACAGCTTTTGGCATTTTTAGTAAGGAAAGAAATAGTTACAATAAGTAAGAAGTGCATGTACACAAAGTCCTGAAGATGCTTCATTCTGTAATTACATAAAGACAAAAACCAGCAGGAACAAAGAGAAGATTCACGTGTGGAATATTCTATGAAACGGGGTAAAAATCTTCACCTGCCCCCAGGCACCTCAGGTGCTGTGGTTTTTCTTGCAGTTTCATGGTAGTACAAAGGGCACCTGCAGGAaggtgctgagcagggctgtcaCGTGTGGGTGACAAGGTCAGCATCACCTCTGGGAACAGCACactgcagtgccagcacagccacTTGGCCAGGACGTGCTGGGACATACACGGGGACACGCCTGGACACAGGGGCTGTTTCAGTTCCCCCCCAAGTC is a window of Aphelocoma coerulescens isolate FSJ_1873_10779 chromosome 10, UR_Acoe_1.0, whole genome shotgun sequence DNA encoding:
- the GOLM2 gene encoding protein GOLM2 isoform X1, giving the protein MVGFGANRRGGRLPSLVLVALLAVIAVLAFHCWNAASRQALLREELAELQSQAQRTEVARGRLERRNSDLLGKVDSHRKQLEQKEADYSHLSSQLQARDGQVKRCEDGKMKLQNNISYQMADIHRLKEQLAELRQEFIRQEDQLHEYKKNNTYLTRRLEYDSLQCGQQIKEMRLQHEESIKKLMDQIAREQKATQKLQSSKDTAVSPSNGDQAIPETVAEVEDKDTVKNEDPSEHVANGKEKIKPGGDAGMPEIEDNDPAKAEDTPTALKKPLISAPKSEGHQSVMNLPTEQPHAPNLAPGLPSDSDGNADIAKQIPPNPLQHLNFEENVETQKDHKIEPDQIKIPKSRVSDLQKIKQSRFFDENESPVDPQQGSKLADYNGDDGNVGEYEADKQAELAYNEEEDGDGGEEDVQDDEERDLQNDLGDYSKSRLSDGVL
- the GOLM2 gene encoding protein GOLM2 isoform X2 translates to MVGFGANRRGGRLPSLVLVALLAVIAVLAFHCWNAASRQALLREELAELQSQAQRTEVARGRLERRNSDLLGKVDSHRKQLEQKEADYSHLSSQLQARDGQVKRCEDGKMKLQNNISYQMADIHRLKEQLAELRQEFIRQEDQLHEYKKNNTYLTRRLEYDSLQCGQQIKEMRLQHEESIKKLMDQIAREQKATQKLQSSKDTAVSPSNGDQAIPETVAEVEDKDTVKNEDPSEHVANGKEKIKPGGDAGMPEIEDNDPAKAEDTPTALKKPLISAPKSEGHQSVMNLPTEQPHAPNLAPGLPSDSDGNADIAKQIPPNPLQHLNFEENVETQKDHKIEPDQIKIPKSRVSDLQKIKQNDEERDLQNDLGDYSKSRLSDGVL